One stretch of Oncorhynchus clarkii lewisi isolate Uvic-CL-2024 chromosome 3, UVic_Ocla_1.0, whole genome shotgun sequence DNA includes these proteins:
- the LOC139394606 gene encoding nuclear factor 7, brain-like codes for MAASLSLLEEHLSCPVCCDIFRNPVVLKCSHSFCEECLQKYWKDMENPLCPACRAECSSEEQGLSLALKSLCDSLQKGGEKIRSDTCRLHGEKIKIFCFDDKQPICVVCYTSKKHKGHTCYPIEEAVPDLKSEIQAVVSTLKNKLANRNAAKMGHQSWEEHIKGQAQRAEEQIRREFKKLQQFLEEEETARIATLREEEQKKSEVMRERAETLAREITILSETIVAIDKEMEVDNITFLKNYKAILNRADCTFPDTADTEVVSGALIDMAKHVGSLKFKVWEKMLEFVDYTPVIMDPNTMSTKFTLSDDLTTMTYCDERQSLPDNPERFLNVGVLGSEGYSKGTHYWDVDVGDNDNWILGVAKESIPRKTQVKMEPRSGLWIIKYICGKYKAGIKSYVQIKVDGSPRVIRVQLDCNRGEVKFFDLTKNTTLCTFKDKFTEKMFPYFNSGSGICPLRLLGKAKSS; via the exons ATGGCTGCCAGTTTGTCTCTCTTGGAGGAGCACCTCTCTTGTCCCGTGTGCTGTGACATCTTCAGGAACCCTGTGGTCCTGAAATGCAGCCACAGCTTCTGTGAGGAGTGTCTGCAGAAATACTGGAAGGATATGGAGAATCCGCTGTGTCCTGCATGCAGGGCAGAGTGTTCATCTGAGGAGCAGGGTTTAAGCCTCGCCTTAAAGAGTCTCTGTGATTCCTTACAGAAGGGGGGTGAAAAGATCAGATCTGATACCTGCCGGCTGCATGGAGAGAAAATTAAAATCTTCTGTTTCGATGATAAACAGCCCATCTGTGTTGTCTGCTACACATCAAAAAAACATAAAGGTCATACCTGTTATCCCATTGAGGAGGCTGTGCCGGATTTGAAG AGTGAAATTCAGGCTGTGGTTTCCACTTTGAAGAACAAACTAGCAAACAGAAATGCAGCCAAAATGGGCCATCAAAGCTGGGAGGAGCACATCAAG GGCCAGGCCCAACGTGCAGAGGAGCAGATAAGGAGGGAGTTTAAGAAACTCCAGCAGTTCCTAGAAGAGGAAGAGACGGCCAGGATAGCTACCCTGCGAGAGGAAGAACAGAAGAAATCTGAAGTGATGCGAGAAAGAGCCGAGACATTGGCCAGAGAGATCACAATCCTTTCAGAGACAATTGTAGCTATCGATAAGGAAATGGAAGTGGACAATATCACATTCCTCAAG AACTACAAGGCCATACTTAACAG AGCCGACTGCACATTCCCAGATACTGCAGATACTGAGGTAGTATCAGGAGCACTGATTGACATGGCCAAACATGTAGGATCTCTCAAGTTCAAAGTTTGGGAGAAGATGCTTGAGTTTGTTGACTACA CTCCTGTGATCATGGATCCGAACACGATGTCCACTAAGTTCACCCTCTCTGATGACCTCACCACAATGACATACTGTGACGAGAGGCAGAGTCTCCCAGACAATCCCGAAAGGTTTCTTAACGTAGGAGTGTTGGGTTCTGAAGGGTACAGTAAAGGCACCCATTACTGGGACGTGGACGTCGGAGATAATGATAACTGGATCTTAGGAGTAGCCAAAGAGTCCATTCCACGCAAGACTCAGGTCAAAATGGAGCCTCGGAGTGGGTTGTGGATCATCAAATACATCTGTGGGAAATACAAAGCAGGTATAAAATCGTACGTCCAGATCAAGGTAGATGGGAGCCCACGAGTGATCCGAGTACAACTGGACTGTAACAGAGGGGAGGTGAAATTCTTTGACCTCACCAAGAACACGACCCTGTGCACCTTCAAAGACAAATTCACTGAAAAGATGTTCCCATACTTTAACAGTGGAAGTGGGATTTGCCCACTACGCCTTTTAGGAAAGGCAAAAAGTAGCTAA